A region of Streptomyces sp. NBC_01788 DNA encodes the following proteins:
- a CDS encoding TetR/AcrR family transcriptional regulator yields MVTKRSLTPAAVVDVALGIVDERGPDGLTLAAVAHGCGVATPSLYKHVASLGELKTLVGVRVLEDMTDRFTTTVLGTGGNEAVTGLMHAYRAYVAAHPKRYAALPMDPLHDPIQEAAGAKLIGVMYATLRGYGLEGSAAVHATRRLRVLVHGFASIESAGGFGLPEDLDDTYDQLIQMYLASLRSDS; encoded by the coding sequence ATGGTTACTAAGAGGTCGCTGACGCCGGCCGCCGTGGTCGATGTGGCGCTCGGCATCGTGGACGAGCGCGGGCCGGACGGCCTCACGCTCGCCGCCGTGGCGCACGGCTGCGGGGTCGCCACGCCGTCGCTCTACAAGCACGTGGCGAGCCTCGGCGAACTGAAGACGCTCGTCGGAGTGCGGGTGCTGGAGGATATGACCGACCGGTTCACGACGACCGTCTTGGGCACCGGTGGCAACGAGGCGGTCACTGGGTTGATGCACGCCTACCGTGCGTACGTCGCCGCGCACCCGAAGCGGTACGCCGCGCTGCCGATGGACCCGCTGCACGACCCGATCCAGGAGGCGGCCGGCGCGAAGCTCATCGGCGTCATGTACGCCACGCTGCGCGGCTACGGACTCGAGGGCTCGGCGGCCGTGCACGCGACCCGGCGCCTGCGGGTGCTCGTGCACGGCTTCGCGTCCATCGAATCCGCGGGCGGCTTCGGCCTGCCGGAAGACCTCGACGACACCTACGACCAGCTCATCCAGATGTATCTCGCCAGCCTGAGGAGCGACTCATGA
- a CDS encoding ATP-binding protein has protein sequence MLFQTFTEREERRATAVATNSPFAEWEKTFGDRRLCAAIADRLTFRGTLLQTGTESFRPQATCDKRETTHAE, from the coding sequence CTGCTGTTCCAGACCTTCACGGAGCGGGAGGAACGCAGGGCCACGGCGGTCGCGACGAACTCACCGTTCGCTGAGTGGGAGAAGACGTTCGGCGACCGCCGGCTCTGCGCGGCGATCGCTGACCGCCTCACCTTCCGCGGCACTCTGCTCCAGACCGGCACCGAGTCCTTCCGACCCCAGGCCACCTGCGACAAACGCGAAACCACACACGCGGAGTGA